The Anabaena sp. WA102 genome contains a region encoding:
- the def gene encoding peptide deformylase — MNELAPIIKLGNPILRQKAAAVENIQNQEIQNLIDELITSVAQANGVGIAAPQIAASYRLFIVASRPNARYPHAPEMQATAMINPRIVANSSEVVKDWEGCLSVPGIRGLVPRYQTIEVEYTDRYGNLQKQELTDFVARIFQHEYDHLEGLVFLDRVENNQDLISEEEYQKSVIGKNE, encoded by the coding sequence ATGAATGAATTAGCACCAATCATTAAATTAGGTAATCCGATATTACGACAAAAAGCTGCTGCGGTTGAGAATATTCAAAATCAAGAAATTCAAAACCTCATTGATGAATTAATTACCTCAGTTGCTCAAGCTAATGGGGTGGGAATTGCTGCACCACAAATAGCAGCATCATACCGTTTATTTATCGTTGCTTCCCGTCCTAATGCCAGATATCCCCATGCGCCAGAAATGCAAGCAACAGCAATGATCAATCCCCGAATTGTTGCCAATTCTTCAGAAGTGGTTAAAGATTGGGAAGGTTGTTTAAGTGTTCCTGGAATTAGGGGTTTAGTTCCTAGATATCAAACAATTGAAGTTGAATATACAGACCGTTATGGCAATTTACAAAAACAAGAATTAACTGATTTTGTTGCCAGAATTTTTCAACATGAGTATGATCATTTGGAGGGATTAGTATTTTTAGATCGTGTAGAAAACAATCAGGATTTAATTAGTGAAGAAGAATATCAAAAATCGGTGATTGGTAAAAATGAGTGA